In the Candidatus Electrothrix rattekaaiensis genome, one interval contains:
- a CDS encoding response regulator, translating to MKMPESSIAPQEPSSMRLSRLNKKMLFNAFLLSFLLVGILPYSIIVWKLLRNVENQFTSSLNNEFSLLAKQITLQINQVNTLTWKASLDQLTAILTDNSDSMERDSLLDTLFHQSEDMLAVVLRRDGVPLHLLKNQEIARLSADDADGVGRMLTESCTPGRPGVTAVCVPVFIRYDLRTEVFLPMEFSVVDRTGHTVQVRCVFRISDALEKIGEEAGSGMENQFAEIYITDGQGRVLYANSKAPFKLGKKLPYPFVNDIKVSLRHRALARVSKLEPFDYAGTRFVGNYNVAESVDFAAVLVGRRDASYALVREARHGFLINIGLSLVLSIVFSVLFAWFFSRFIIRAENAWCEAKEAAEGASQAKAGFLAFMSHEIRTPMNGIIGMAEILLDTKLNKEQHNFASIIHSSGNSLIRLVNDILDFSKIEAGKMELDEHPFLLHSCVEKVLTLMSPKAGVKGIELIADIDPQLPCRIVGDSARIEQILLNLVGNSLKFTDKGEVEVAARVDESGTLLTWSVRDTGIGIAKENIKKLFRSFSQAESSTSRKYGGTGLGLSICTQLTELMGGHISVESKLGEGACFSFTIPLQIAEEQPATWMDLPNPEFSGQRILLLICNSALERTVDKPLLFLGLHTMSVPVEHFATADLSPHPDMLLLDDTALDRLDILGRKRLKQFINTLSRPPILLAYPIYAIEYELLMPNGTEPVILNKPLTMKGLVHSLTNKQVRGVTILPCQEEDAPDTVVASSKITGLHILVADDNRGNQMLIRTFLKKFDLVAQFADNGEEALQQIRATHYDLVFMDVSMPVMDGLEATRRIRSEIAADRQPWVVAITAAVSAEDRQSCHEAGMNDFLEKPFAMAAFQRVLETVRKKNTTGSMSYHNKKKTEVIKSDEPVEPVDQEKLRVLAADDNPGNQVLIRTFLKKFDLAVDIVNNGEEALEKMHEAAYDLIFMDVNMPIMDGLEATQRIRAEIAADRQPWIVALTANVAEEDRQRCLEAGMNDFLAKPFAMAAFQRVLDAVRESRSDMVKS from the coding sequence ATGAAAATGCCCGAATCTTCTATTGCACCGCAGGAACCGTCTTCCATGCGACTGTCCCGCTTGAATAAAAAAATGCTCTTCAATGCCTTCCTTCTTTCTTTCCTGCTGGTCGGCATACTCCCCTACAGTATTATTGTCTGGAAGCTGCTCCGTAATGTGGAAAATCAGTTCACCAGCTCACTCAATAATGAATTTTCTCTTCTTGCCAAACAGATCACGCTTCAGATTAATCAGGTCAACACGCTGACCTGGAAGGCAAGTCTGGATCAGCTTACCGCTATCCTTACTGATAATTCGGATTCAATGGAACGTGATAGTTTACTGGACACCTTGTTTCATCAGTCCGAGGATATGTTGGCCGTGGTATTGCGCCGCGACGGGGTGCCTCTCCATCTCCTGAAAAATCAAGAAATCGCCCGACTGTCTGCTGATGATGCAGACGGGGTCGGCAGGATGCTGACAGAATCCTGTACTCCAGGCAGGCCCGGAGTAACGGCAGTTTGTGTGCCGGTCTTTATCCGGTATGACCTTCGTACTGAGGTCTTTCTGCCCATGGAGTTTTCTGTTGTTGATCGCACCGGGCATACAGTGCAGGTACGCTGTGTTTTCCGAATATCCGACGCGTTGGAAAAAATTGGTGAAGAGGCAGGCTCGGGCATGGAAAACCAGTTTGCGGAAATTTACATTACCGATGGGCAGGGCAGAGTCCTGTATGCCAACTCCAAGGCACCGTTTAAGCTCGGAAAAAAACTTCCTTACCCTTTTGTTAATGATATTAAAGTCAGTCTGCGCCATAGGGCCTTAGCCAGAGTCTCTAAACTGGAACCCTTTGATTATGCCGGAACACGTTTTGTGGGGAACTATAATGTAGCAGAGTCAGTGGATTTTGCAGCAGTGCTGGTCGGTCGCCGCGATGCTTCCTATGCCTTGGTCCGGGAGGCTCGGCATGGTTTTTTGATCAATATCGGTCTTTCTCTTGTTCTCAGCATTGTCTTTTCTGTGCTCTTTGCCTGGTTCTTTTCCCGTTTTATTATCCGGGCAGAAAATGCTTGGTGTGAGGCCAAAGAGGCAGCAGAAGGAGCCTCCCAAGCTAAAGCAGGTTTTCTTGCCTTTATGAGCCATGAGATCCGTACCCCCATGAACGGTATTATTGGCATGGCAGAGATCCTGCTGGATACCAAATTGAATAAGGAACAACATAATTTTGCCTCAATTATTCACTCCAGTGGTAACAGTCTGATTCGCCTGGTGAATGATATCCTGGATTTCAGCAAGATTGAGGCCGGAAAGATGGAACTGGATGAGCACCCCTTTCTGCTGCACAGCTGTGTGGAAAAGGTTCTGACCCTGATGAGTCCCAAGGCCGGGGTTAAGGGCATTGAACTGATTGCCGACATAGACCCGCAACTGCCTTGCCGGATTGTCGGCGACTCGGCCCGTATTGAACAAATCTTGCTTAATCTGGTGGGAAATAGTCTAAAATTCACAGACAAGGGAGAGGTGGAAGTCGCGGCTCGGGTTGATGAGAGCGGGACTCTGCTGACCTGGAGTGTTCGCGACACTGGTATCGGTATTGCTAAGGAAAATATCAAAAAACTGTTTCGTTCCTTTTCGCAGGCAGAATCTTCGACCAGTCGTAAATACGGGGGTACCGGTCTGGGCCTGAGTATCTGTACGCAACTGACCGAGCTCATGGGCGGGCACATCTCGGTGGAGAGCAAGCTTGGAGAAGGGGCCTGTTTTTCCTTTACGATTCCCTTACAGATTGCTGAAGAACAGCCTGCAACCTGGATGGATTTGCCAAATCCAGAATTTTCAGGGCAACGTATTCTCCTGCTTATCTGCAATTCGGCTTTGGAACGGACTGTGGATAAGCCCTTGCTGTTTCTTGGTCTCCACACCATGTCTGTCCCGGTTGAGCATTTTGCCACCGCAGATCTGTCGCCGCACCCGGACATGCTTTTACTTGATGATACGGCCTTGGATCGGTTGGATATTTTGGGGCGGAAACGCCTGAAGCAATTCATCAACACCTTGTCCAGGCCGCCAATTTTACTGGCCTATCCTATCTATGCAATAGAATATGAACTACTCATGCCCAATGGGACAGAGCCGGTAATACTTAATAAGCCGCTGACCATGAAAGGGCTTGTGCATTCGTTAACCAATAAGCAGGTTCGGGGGGTAACTATTTTGCCCTGTCAGGAAGAGGATGCGCCTGATACGGTTGTTGCGTCCAGCAAGATAACAGGACTGCATATTTTAGTTGCTGATGATAACCGGGGCAATCAGATGCTGATTCGTACCTTTCTCAAGAAATTTGATCTGGTAGCGCAATTTGCTGATAACGGGGAAGAGGCCTTGCAGCAGATTCGTGCAACGCATTATGACTTGGTGTTTATGGATGTGAGCATGCCGGTTATGGACGGGTTGGAGGCGACCCGACGCATCCGGTCGGAAATTGCTGCGGATCGCCAGCCGTGGGTTGTTGCCATTACTGCTGCTGTGTCAGCAGAAGACCGACAGAGTTGCCATGAGGCTGGCATGAACGATTTTTTAGAAAAACCTTTTGCAATGGCCGCCTTTCAGCGGGTGCTGGAGACTGTGCGGAAAAAAAACACAACAGGATCTATGTCTTATCATAACAAGAAAAAAACAGAAGTTATCAAGTCAGACGAGCCTGTTGAGCCGGTTGACCAAGAAAAACTCCGAGTGCTTGCAGCGGACGATAATCCGGGGAATCAGGTGCTGATCCGTACTTTTCTCAAGAAGTTCGATCTTGCTGTGGATATTGTCAATAATGGCGAGGAGGCCTTGGAGAAGATGCATGAGGCGGCTTATGATCTGATCTTTATGGATGTGAATATGCCGATTATGGACGGACTTGAGGCAACCCAGCGCATCCGGGCAGAGATTGCTGCGGACCGCCAGCCGTGGATTGTTGCCCTGACTGCTAACGTGGCAGAGGAAGATCGGCAGCGTTGCCTTGAGGCGGGTATGAATGATTTTCTTGCAAAGCCCTTTGCTATGGCTGCCTTTCAGCGGGTGCTGGATGCGGTGCGGGAAAGTCGGTCAGATATGGTCAAGAGTTGA
- a CDS encoding FecR domain-containing protein produces MGHRFVLSIKMLSEKKNIPLPFVCVLFLCSVFLPDTAVLAAGSPDDVQITLKADESLRQVSERLLGDGDAWPVILRCNGIEHPDTASPGTSLRIPVGLYKKLDRHLERAASLISQANREGAALLAEKEIAQAIRLRDQAQHLKQEGHLQEAVEQASLAEAGALTALNKAKIAQTASVEAWLSAKSGTVQNRPPDASRWQEIELQQRLQERERVRTLADSRCRITFSDQSELSLDEHALVVIGSMEKNIIRSSYSNSVSMIEGDILVHLASLSQQKRFKVNLPDITTDVRSLNFLTSRDKENVTRISNYDGEIDIGSGGGQVTVKKNQGTKIVPGYQPTTPKALLPPPEILSPESEQRLYGTEILITWEPVAGAQHYQIEISSSSTFTEQIFSKKIKTQSFKWEAPAAGMYFFRIKTIDQDGCLGPYSEPLNFFVDPDKQPPFLVLHSPDKDITTAEKKIEVRGEVEKEALLRINGQEVRPDSTGHFRYTVPLKGKKTVIRAEATDHQASKNTTVEYTVSIRPDNKLIRLDSPEKIISKTEEVAISGRLLPGARLQINKKPVQASGDFTHLLHLSEGDHSIDVEAVGPDKQRETLHLQIIIDLHPPEIQVDDIVQATADGQLTLSGTVSEEGEEGNITLNDRVLRLSDRRFKEVVSLTEGSNELRLDVEDLAGNRSSWKETVLRDSQPPKILRKDVFPTKTKGGEVVRLTARINDSGAGTTRSGSFIIEVNGTLFKGTLKRTGEGKEDGSDFAGSVFVLSGVAGTVKVRKIRVQDILGNTAEYSAEGVSE; encoded by the coding sequence ATGGGGCACCGGTTTGTCTTGAGTATCAAGATGCTGTCTGAAAAAAAGAATATTCCCCTTCCGTTTGTCTGTGTTCTCTTTCTCTGTTCAGTCTTTCTACCGGACACGGCTGTTTTGGCAGCTGGTTCGCCTGATGATGTTCAAATTACCCTCAAAGCGGATGAATCCCTGCGGCAGGTCAGTGAACGCCTGCTTGGCGACGGGGATGCTTGGCCGGTCATCCTTCGCTGCAACGGGATTGAACATCCTGATACGGCCTCCCCAGGCACATCTTTGCGTATTCCTGTGGGGCTGTACAAAAAGTTAGACCGACATCTTGAACGTGCCGCATCTCTTATCAGTCAAGCCAACCGCGAGGGAGCGGCCCTACTGGCGGAAAAAGAAATCGCCCAAGCAATCCGCTTGCGTGATCAGGCTCAGCACCTCAAACAGGAGGGCCATTTACAGGAGGCCGTAGAGCAGGCCAGCCTCGCAGAGGCCGGGGCTTTGACAGCTCTGAACAAGGCAAAAATTGCGCAGACAGCTTCCGTAGAAGCATGGTTATCCGCCAAATCAGGCACAGTGCAGAATCGTCCCCCTGATGCTTCGCGTTGGCAGGAAATCGAGCTGCAGCAGAGATTGCAGGAACGGGAAAGAGTCCGCACCCTGGCAGACTCACGTTGCCGGATTACATTCAGTGATCAAAGTGAGCTCTCTCTGGATGAACATGCGCTGGTCGTTATCGGCAGCATGGAAAAGAATATCATTCGCTCTTCCTACAGCAACAGCGTGTCCATGATTGAGGGGGACATTCTGGTCCATCTCGCCTCACTTAGTCAACAGAAACGCTTTAAAGTGAATCTGCCTGACATCACCACGGATGTCCGTTCACTCAACTTTCTCACTTCCCGTGACAAGGAAAATGTTACCAGAATTTCGAATTATGACGGTGAAATAGATATCGGTTCTGGAGGCGGGCAGGTGACGGTGAAAAAAAATCAGGGAACTAAGATTGTTCCTGGGTATCAGCCGACGACCCCGAAAGCACTCCTTCCCCCGCCTGAGATCCTCAGTCCCGAATCTGAGCAGAGGCTCTATGGGACAGAGATCCTTATTACATGGGAGCCGGTTGCCGGTGCTCAGCATTATCAGATTGAAATCAGCAGCAGCTCAACGTTTACAGAACAGATTTTTTCCAAAAAGATCAAAACACAAAGCTTTAAGTGGGAGGCCCCTGCCGCCGGGATGTATTTTTTCAGAATCAAAACGATTGATCAGGACGGGTGCCTCGGACCTTATTCAGAACCCTTGAATTTTTTTGTTGATCCTGATAAGCAGCCACCGTTTCTTGTGCTGCACTCTCCAGACAAGGATATAACGACTGCGGAGAAAAAAATTGAAGTGCGCGGTGAGGTGGAAAAAGAGGCCTTGCTACGGATCAACGGGCAGGAGGTCAGGCCGGACAGTACCGGACATTTTCGATATACAGTCCCTCTCAAGGGCAAAAAAACGGTAATCAGGGCCGAGGCTACAGATCATCAGGCAAGCAAGAACACTACGGTTGAGTACACAGTAAGCATCAGGCCGGATAATAAGCTTATCCGGCTTGACAGCCCGGAGAAAATCATCAGCAAGACAGAAGAAGTGGCAATTTCTGGACGGCTGCTGCCCGGTGCCCGTTTACAGATCAATAAAAAGCCGGTACAGGCCAGCGGTGACTTTACTCATCTGCTCCATCTCAGCGAAGGGGATCATTCGATTGATGTGGAGGCTGTCGGCCCAGACAAACAAAGAGAAACGCTGCATCTCCAAATCATTATCGATCTCCATCCTCCTGAAATCCAGGTCGACGATATTGTGCAGGCAACAGCTGATGGGCAGCTTACTTTGAGCGGAACGGTTTCCGAAGAAGGCGAAGAAGGGAACATTACCCTCAACGACAGAGTTCTCAGGTTATCCGACAGGAGGTTTAAGGAAGTTGTTTCTCTGACTGAGGGTTCTAACGAACTGCGGCTTGATGTCGAGGACTTGGCAGGCAACCGGAGTTCTTGGAAGGAGACTGTTCTGCGTGATTCGCAACCGCCGAAAATCCTCCGTAAAGATGTTTTTCCGACGAAAACTAAAGGAGGCGAAGTGGTCCGGCTGACTGCCCGGATTAACGATTCTGGAGCAGGCACCACACGTAGCGGTTCCTTTATCATTGAGGTCAACGGGACGCTTTTCAAGGGTACCCTTAAACGCACAGGAGAAGGAAAAGAAGACGGTTCCGATTTTGCAGGTAGCGTCTTTGTTCTGTCCGGCGTAGCCGGGACTGTAAAGGTGCGGAAAATTCGGGTGCAGGACATACTCGGCAATACTGCTGAATATTCTGCTGAGGGTGTGAGCGAATGA